A stretch of the Malus sylvestris chromosome 10, drMalSylv7.2, whole genome shotgun sequence genome encodes the following:
- the LOC126584614 gene encoding uncharacterized protein LOC126584614 yields the protein MDSERETPTKSDTMLLRFWSVSSSSALHNYLAFPYSENHHNPIYKRRRLTAPFCLRAQLLDEITQLAHNKVLIAAGVSAAVGQLTKPVTSVILYGKEFDFKAVVQAGGFPSTHSSAMVATATTIGLERGLSDSIFGLTVVYAGLVMYDAQGVRREVGTHAILLNKTLPMNTPANSVPTKDRGRIISQPKTSSSLKSDSLESVLSEEANYFSSKATNGHLESQSNKIKRQITQKQISSGLGTNAEEGLERATNTSTRLKESIGHTEVEVTAGALLGFFVGLVVYAIM from the exons ATGGACAGTGAGAGAGAGACGCCGACAAAGTCAGATACAATGTTACTGCGTTTTTGGAGCGTTTCCAGCTCCAGTGCGTTACACAATTATCTGGCTTTCCCCTACTCGGAAAACCACCACAACCCCATTTATAAACGACGCCGTCTAACTGCACCTTTTTGTCTCAGAGCTCAGTTGCTGGATGAAATCACTCAGCTCGCACATAACAAG GTTTTGATTGCGGCTGGAGTTTCAGCGGCGGTTGGGCAGCTCACGAAGCCGGTGACTTCTGTGATTTTGTATGGCAAAGAGTTTGATTTCAAGGCGGTCGTTCAGGCTGGGGGATTCCCTTCTACTCATTCCTCT GCAATGGTGGCTACTGCAACAACAATTGGCCTTGAAAG GGGCCTTTCGGATTCAATATTTGGCCTAACTGTTGTTTATGCAGGCCTAGTGATGTATGATGCTCAG GGGGTGAGAAGAGAAGTTGGCACTCATGCAATATTACTGAACAAAACATTGCCCATGAACACGCCTGCGAACTCAGTTCCTACGAAGGATAGAGGTAGAATCATCTCTCAACCTAAAACATCATCGTCGTTAAAGTCGGATAGCCTTGAGTCTGTGTTGTCTGAGGAAGCAAATTATTTCTCATCAAAAGCAACAAATGGCCATTTAGAGTCTCAGTCCAACAAGATAAAAAGGCAAATTACTCAGAAGCAGATTTCTTCTGGCTTAGGAACTAATGCTGAGGAAGGTTTAGAAAGAGCTACCAATACTTCAACTCGGCTAAAAGAATCGATCGGCCACACTGAAGTAGAAGTCACGGCCGGTGCTTTGTTGGGTTTCTTCGTAGGATTGGTGGTGTATGCGATAATGTGA